AAGAGGAGCGCGACACGGTGATTCATTACAACTTGCCGCGGCTCAAGGATTTTCATCTGTACGACGAAGTGTTCCTGCGCTCGGAAGTCGAGAATGTGCGCACCCTTGGTTACGCCGGGCGCAATACCGGCGTATTGCAAGGAATGGCCGGGGTGGCCGTGCCGATCCTCGACCGCGAAGGCCGGGCGGTGGCGGCGCTGAGTGTCGCCACAGGTCGCACCCACAGGGATTGGCGGTGATGATCAGAACTGCGCAGTCTGTTTAAGCATCTGCGCCGCCGGCGTATCACTCGGGCTGACCATCGCATAGTTGTACCCGGCCCCCGACCAGTACTCTGCTTGCAGTTCACCGTCGCTGCGACTACCGCGAGGCAATAGAGTGTTTTTCGGCCCGGGTGGACGGACGTAAAAGCTGACTTTGTGGCCACCCTGATCCTCGTACACCACCATCGCCGCCGGCCCTTGTTCAGTGCTGAGCAGCCGACCGCTGATGGGTTTGTATCCGGCAGCGGTCAGGTTCGGCAGACGATGAGCCTGATTGAAATACCGATCGAGCCAGCCCTGCATATCGCCGTCATCGCTGACTGTGTAGTCCGCCGGCAGGATGCCTTGCTGGGCAATCAGCCGGTAGGCCTGCATCGCATCGGTCATCGGCAGAGGGGCGCTGATCAGGGTCATTTCCCGCGCCTGCCAACCGCTCAAACCACCGACGCTGACCGCGATCAGCAACATCGCCGCGCTGGCCAGATGGCGGCGCGACTGGCGTTTGACTCGCTGGCGAATCATTGCGGGGTCGAGTTGCGGGTTAGCCGGTTGCTGCAAGACGCCGCTCAGGGCCGCGCGCAATTGTTGGGCATCGTGCTGCCAGGCGCGTACTTGCGCGGCCACTTCGGCGTTGTTGGCCAGATAAGTTTCCACCAAATGTCGGTCGGCATCGCTGAGTTGGTGATCGACGTAGGCGTGCAGGTCACGTTCGCTGGGAGGCATGCTGATCATTTGAGTCTCCGCAGGGAAGGGTGGGTGATTTCGCCGTCGCTGAGCTGGCGCAAGGCCTGGCGTGCGCGGGACAGGCGCGACATCACGGTGCCGATGGGGACGTCGAGAATCTTGGCGACCTCCTTATAGCTCAAGCCTTCCACCGACACCCAGAGCAGCAGCGCGCGCTGTTCGGTGGTGAGCTGATCGAAGGCTTGCAGGGTCGATTGGGCGATCACCGTGCGTTCTGTTGAAGGCTGCGCATCATCATGGCCGGTAAAGAATTCGAGCATCCGCGCATAACGCCGGGAGCGGCGATGAGCGTCGAGAAACTGGCGATAAAGGATCGAAAACAGCCAGGCACGCAAGTCGCCCTCGGGACGTTTGTCGCCCCAACTCGACAACGCGCGCTCGAGGCAGGTCTGCACCAGGTCGTCGGCGCTGCTGGGGTTGCGCGTCAGCGATACGGCGAAACGCCGCAGTCTGGGAATGATTTCACGCAATTGTCCGTCGATGTTGTTCATGGAAAAAGCGTGTTCTCTGGCTGTGATGAGTGGCACTGACAAGAAGGACGCCGGCCACAGCAGGTTATTCCCTCGGCGGGAAAATTTTGTAGGAGTTTTCTGATGGATTTGTAATCCATGTAATGGCATCGAACTTCGTGGCTCAACCCATGCAGCAGCACAGGCAATCAGCCCAGCCTCTCACCGGGCTGTGCAGACCCTCCTGTGCTTGGACATTGATATTGAGCCTGAAGAGACTTTTTGACATGCAAGAGTGCGAATTTAACCTTGAATCGGCAGCGGCCTGCTCGCTGCTTTCGACCGATCCCCAGGACGCGTGGCAGCGATTCGGTCGTGGGCCAACGGTTCAGCCAGAGTTTCTGCTGATTCATCACGCCATCGAAGCACAAGCCGCGGTTAATCCGCAGGGCCTTGCCGCCGATCATCTGGGAGAGACCATCAGCTACGGCGAATTAAACCGGCAGGCCAATCGCCTGGCTGCGGTGTTACGTCAGAAGGGCGTTATCCCGGGCGATCACGTCGCTTTGTTTGTGGAACGCTCGATCCCGATGCTGGTGGGAATATTGGCAGCATTGAAAGTGGGCGCTGCCTACATCCCTCAGGACGTAGGGATTACTCCCGCCGCGCAATTGCGCCACATCATGGAAGTGGCCTCGACGCGGGTGGTGCTGACGCTGTCGAGCCTCGAGTCGCGAATTCCCCGGACATCGCAGCAACTCTGTATTTGCCTCGATGAGTTCATGAAGGTGGAGTCAACACCAGCAGACGATCTGAATGAGGGCTGTTCGCTGACCGCGACACCGGATCCACAGTGTTTCGTTCTGTTTACCTCCGGTACCACCGGCCTGCCCAATGGAGTCCGGGTGACCCAGCGCAATGTGTGCAATATTTTGCTGACAGGCCCTGGCAGTCTCGGCATGCGGCCTGGGCTCAAGGTCGGACAGATACTTAACATTGCCTTTGACATGGCGGCCTGGGAAATACTCGGTTGCCTGGCTCATGGCGCGACCTTGATGATCCGTGGCAAGGACATCGGCCAGACTGCCGAACAATGCGATGTGCTGATCGCCACACCCTCGATTCTCGGCACACTCGATCCATTGCGTTGTCAGCAAGCCAAGGTCGTGGCCCTTGCAGGAGAGCCGTGCCCGCAACCCCTGGCTGGTCGCTGGTCGTCGTTCTGCACTTTTTACAATGCCTGCGGCCCGACCGAAACCACCATCGTCAATACCCTGCAGCATTACAGGGGTGCAGGTGCGTTGACGATTGGCAAACCCACGCCCAACAACACCGTGTACGTACTGGACGAGGCGGGCCGGCTCTGCAAGGTGGGTGAGCAAGGCGAGATGTGGGCCGGAGGCGACTGTGTGACGGCCGGTTATTTGGGTAACCCGACCCTGACCGCCGAACGTTATCGGCCCGACCCGTTTCTAGGGCAGGGCCGGATGATGTTCCGCACTCGTGATCTGGGGCGCTGGACAGCGAACGGCGAACTTGAACACCTGGGACGCGTCGATGATCAGGTCAAGGTCAGAGGGTTTCGGGTGGAGCTCGATTCTGTTTCGGCGGCTCTGGAGTCAACGGAGCGGTGCGAGCGGGCGGTCACGTTGAAACTCGACAGTCGCCATCTGGTGGCCTTCGTCTATCCCGTCACTACGGACATCGATGCCGCAAGGCGTCGCTGTGAAGAACGGCTTGCCTACTATTGCGTTCCTTCGCTGATCCTCGCCGTGGAGCAAATTCCGCTGACATCACGGGGCAAGGTCGACAAACGCTTGTTGCTGGAATGGGCGATGACGCATCAGGCCGACCTTGCCGCGGCGACCAGGCAAGGTGTGAGCGCATGAGCGGGGCGATTCCGGCTACCGCGCTGCCCGCAAAACGCGCGCTGTGGCGGCGATTGGGAACGTTGTCGATATTTTCTCATTACAACCGCCTGGTAGCCCTGGTGCTTGCACTCAATGTTGCGGCGCTGGCGCATGGGCTGACCGCCGGGCAGTGGTGGACATCCTCCGGAATTGTCCTTGAGGCGCTGTCGGGTCTGGTGGTGGCAAATTTGTCGATGGCGATTTTGATTCGCCAGCAATACATCATCAATCTGCTGTTCTGGCTGGCAACCCGGGCGCCCACTTGCTGGCCACTTGCAATTCGCCGCTCACTGGCCAAGGTTTATCACTTCGGCGGCCTGCACAGCGGCGGCGCGCTGGCGGCTATTGGCTGGTTCGCGCTGTTGTGTGGCTCCTTGATCTGGCACTGGATTGCGGGCCTGGGTGGGATTTCCCTGGCCTTACTGGGAGTGAGCGCCGGATTGCTGAGCATCTTGTTGCTGGTGGCGATCATGGCTCATCCACGGATTCGCTCGCGTTTTCACAACGGGTTCGAGCGAATGCACCGCTTTGGTGGATGGACCGCACTCGGCCTGTTCTGGGTATGGACCGTTCTGTTTACCCGGGATCAGAACCCGCAGATCCCGGTGCACGAGGTGCTATCGACGTCGGTGCCATTCTGGATGCTGATCGTGCTGACGTTCAGTATTGCCTTGCCATGGTTTCGTCTGCGCAAAGTGCCGGTGCAACTGATCAGGCCTTCTTCTCATGCGGTGATAGCCCGTTTTGGCCATGTCACGCCGTTCGCCGGGTCGTCTAACGCGATCAGTCTCAACCCGCTTATGGAGTGGCATTCCTTTGCCAATATCCCCACACCGGGAGAAGCCGGTTTTCGCCTGATCATTTCCCGGGCGGGCGATTGGACCGGCGAGTTGATCGAGCAAATGCCGACTCATGTCTGGGTCAAAGGCATCACCACTGCCGGCGTGGCACACATCGAAACGCTGTTCAAATCGGTGGTGTACATCGCCACGGGCAGCGGCATCGGGCCGGTGCTGCCGCATTTGCTGGCCAAACAAGTACCGATACGTCTGGTCTGGTCGACCCGTAGCCCCCGAAAAACCTACGGTGATGAGTTGGTGGAAGAAATCCTGCGGGCCAATCCTGATGCCTTGATCTGGGACACCGATGTGCTCGGCAAGCCAGACCTTGTGCAACTGGCCTATGACGCCGTTCGAACGTTCGGTGCCGAGGCGGTGATCTGCATTTCGAACCAGACGCTCACTCAGCGAGTGGTTGAGGAAATGGAGGGGCGGGGGATTCCGGCTTATGGCGCAATCTGGGATTCCTGATGCTCGCCACGCGTGTTTTTTCATTCAAATATTTCACCCGTATTCAATGAGGTCACCATGCACACACTGATCGAACGTCATGATCGAGTTGTATTGATTCGTCTCAATCGCCCCCAAGCCAGGAATGCTTTGAGCTCGGCCCTGATGCGCGAACTACTGGACACATTGCAACGGCTGGACCGCGACCCCGGGGTCGGCTGTTTTGTGATTACCGGGACGGCGGAGTTTTTTGCGGCTGGCGCGGATATCAAGGAAATGTACGAAAAGTCTTACCTGGACATGGTTCACGAGGACTATTTTGCCGAGTGGGAAGCCTTTGCCGCATTACGTACGCCCAAACTGGCCGCTGTTGCCGGTTATGCATACGGTGGCGGTTGTGAGTTGGCGATGATGTGCGATCTGATCTTCGCCGCGGATACTGCCCGCTTTGGCCAACCGGAAATCAGGTTGGGGGTGATGCCCGGTATGGGAGGGACCCAGCGTCTGACACGCCTGATTGGCAAGTCGAAAGCCATGGACATGATACTGACCGGACGCACGATGTCGGCCGAAGAGGCTGAGCGGGCAGGGCTGGTGTCGCGTGTAATCGCTTCCTGCGATCTGCTGGAGCAATCCTTGGTCGCCGCGCAGATGATTGCCGGTTTCGCTAAAACCGCCACATGGGCTGCGCGCGAAGCGGTGGACCGGGCACTGGAGTCGGGGTTGCGCGATGGCCTTCTGTACGAGCGAAGAGTGTTTCATGGTTTGTTTGCTACGGAGGGGCAAAAGGAAGGTATGCAGGCCTTTTTGGAGAAGCGTGAACCGTGTTTTAACCGTGTTTGACCAGCCTTGAGGATCCGTCGCTCGCAGCGCTTTGAAAGAAACTACAGTTCAGAGGGAATAATCCTACGTGACGTTCGTCTCATAGGTCTTTTCCCCTGTAGCCCGTTGCCCTGGAGACTTTCATGGTTGATCGTTCATCTACAACAGGGCCGTCTCGGCCACCGCTGAGTGCCACGAGCCTGACGTTGCGCCTGACTGGCATTGCCGTGGTGGTCGCCGCGCTGGCCGGGGCTTTTGCCTACGTCAACGGCACACTCGACCCACAGCGCCTGACGCCGAAAGACTTGGTCAATGTGCTGGAGAAAAACAACGGCGTGCACCCGGGGTTTCGTCGCAATCACGCCAAAGGGGTGTGCGTGATCGGGCATTTCGAGAGCAGTGGCCAGATGCGCGAGTATTCCAGCGCCCAAGTGTTCGGCGAGGCGCGGACCCCGGTGATCGGGCGTTTCGCGCTGCCTGCCGGCAACCCTTACGCACCGGACAATAGCGTGCCGATCCGCAGCCTGGCGTTGCGTTTCACCCAGGCTAACGGCCAGCAGTGGCGCACCGGGATGAACAGCATGCCGGTGTTCCCGGTGGGCACGCCCGAGGCGTTCTATCAGTTGCAACAAGCACAGTCACCGGATCCGGCTACCGGCAAACCGAACCCGGCGGCTGTGCCAGCGTTTTTCGGTTCTCATCCGGAAGCTGCGCCATTTCTGGCCTGGATCAAAACCGCCAAACCGTCGGCCAGTTACGCGACGGAAACCTATAACAGCGTCAACGCGTTTTACCTGGTGAACGCGGCCGGGCAACGGCAGGCGGTGCGTTGGAGCATGACCCCATTGGCTCAGGACGCGGCAGGAGCAACGGCCCCCGAGGGCGGTGATTTCCTCGAGAAAGATCTGGTGCAGCGCTTATCCGCCGGCCCGTTACGTTGGCAGTTGGACATCACTCTGGCGAACCCCGGGGACCCGGTCAACGACGCGAGCAAGGCCTGGCCCGACGGCCGAAAAGTGCTGAACGCCGGCACGCTGGTGCTTGAAAGCACCCAGCCGCAACTCGATGGCGAGTGTCGTGACATCAACTACGACCCGTTGGTGTTGCCCAGCGGTATCGAAGGCTCCGACGACCCGCTGCTTGCCGCTCGCTCAGCGGGTTACGCCCGTTCCTACCTGCGCCGCACCAGCGAAGTGAAGCAATTGCCCACCGCCAAACAGGAGTCTCGACAATGAGTGCTCAACCGAACCATTTCGCACCATTGGCGCGGCTGCTGCACTGGCTGATGGCGCTGATGATCATCTCGATGCTGTTTATCGGCGCGGGTATGGTGGCCTCGGTGTCCGAGCGTCATGAGTGGCTGATCCACCTGCACAAACCTTTGGGCGTTGCGATTCTGTTGCTGGTGATCGTGCGCCTGGCCGTGCGTTTTTCGACTCGGCAACCACCACTGCCGGCGGACCTGCCGGGTTGGCAAGCATTCGCGGCCAAGGCTTCGCATGTTTTGCTGTACGCCTTGATGCTGATTTTGCCGTTGTTGGGCTGGGCGATGATTTCGGCGGCCGGCGATCCGGTGATGCTCAGTAGTTCGTTGCAGTTGCCATCGATTCTGCCGGCGAATGCGCAGGTGTTTGCGTTCCTGCGCAAGGCGCATGGGTATCTGGCGTATCTGCTGTTTCTAACTGTGTTGTTGCACTTGGCAGCGGCGTTGTTTCACGGCTGGGTGCGCCGGGATGATGTGCTGAACAGCATGTTGCGGGGTAAGGATCGCGGTTGATCAGGAGGCTGGCGCGACTGTGGCGAGGGAGCTTGCTCCCGTCGGGCTGCGCAGCAGCCCCAAATGCAGTTAGTCAGACGCTCTTACGACTGCTGCGCAGCCGAGCGGGAGCAAGCTCCCTCGCCACAGGTGTTGGGTGTTTTGGTGGCGAGCGTCAGCCACCAATAAATCAACGCCACGGCATTGATCCCCGCACCCAGCCAGCACACCCCAATCCATCCGGCCCAGGCGTACATCGCCGTCGAACCGATAGAACCCAAGGCGCTGCCGATCGAATAGAACAGCATGTAGCCAGCGGTGAGTCGGCTTTGCGCTTCGGGGCGCACGCTGTAGATCATGCTCTGGCTCGTGACATGAACGGCCTGCAAACCCAGATCCAGCGTAATCACCCCGAGCAGCAGCGCCCATAACGAGGATTGGGTGAGGGCGATGGGCAGCCATGAGGCGAGCATCAGCAGCAACGATAGTCCACTGGTCCATTGACCCAACCCGCGATCGGCCAGATGCCCGGCGCGCGCGGCGGCCAGCGCACCGGCGGCTCCGGCCAGGCCGAACAGTCCGATTTCGGTGTGGGAAAGTGAAAGCGGCGGGGCACTCAGCGGCAACACCAAGGGTGTCCACAGCGCCATGGCGCTGGCGAAGGTCAGCAGGGCAAGCATGGCCCGTTGACGCAATACCGGTTCCTCCTTGAACAACGTGAAGACCGAGCCGATCAACGCAGCGTAAGCGCTATCCGGTCGCGCCTCTTCGTGCTTGGGCAGCACACGAAACAACAGCAGCGCCATCATCAGGGTCAACCCGGCGGACAACAGATAAATCGAACGCCAACCGGCCAGATCGGCCATGCCGCCCGCCATCGTTCGTGCCAACAAAATACCGACGACAATGCCGCTGGTAATCACGCCCACCACTCGTCCACGTTGCGCCGGGATGGCCAGGGTCGCGGCGTAAGCCACAAGGACTTGCGTCACGACCGCCAGTAACCCGGTCAGCGCCATGCCGAGCAACAGCCAGATGCTGCTCGGCGCTAATACGATCATCAACAACGCCAGCGCCGACAGCAGGGTTTGTACGACGATCAGCCGGCGACGGTTGAGCAAATCCCCTAGCGGAACCAGCAACAACAGACCCACGCCATAACCGATCTGGGTAAGGGTAATGACGATACCTATGGTTGCCGGGTCCATGGCGAAGGCTTCGGCCATGGCATCGAGCAGCGGTTGAGCGTAATACACATTGCCAACGGCCAGGCCGCAGGCGACGGCAAATAGCAGCACCACTGCGCCGCTTAACGGGAGGTCAGGTTTCATCACAGGCTTCCTTTGGTGGTTTCAAAATAAAACCAGTTGTACGGTAGGGAGTCTGGTTTTATATTGCAACCACATTTGTTGCCGGCGGACGTGGTCATGGTTAAACGTACAAGCATGGAAGGCGCCGAATGCCCGGTCGCCCGTTCACTGGACGCGATTGGTGATTGGTGGTCGTTATTGATCGTGCGCGATGCGTTCGATGGCCTGCGGCGATTCGGTGAGTTCCAGCGCAATCTGGGCATGGCCAAAAATATTCTCTCGGCACGCCTGCGCACATTGGTGGCTCACGGGATTTTCGATCTGGTGCCAGCGTCGGACGGCAGCGCGTATCAGGAATACGTGCTGACGGAGAAGGGCAAGGGCCTGTTCCCGTTGATCATCGGGTTACGGCAGTGGGGCGAGGCGTTTTTCTTTGAGGCGGGGGAGGCACATTCGCGGGTTGTCGATCGTGAGAACGGTCGACCGGTGCGGCCGCTGGAACTGCGTGCCGAAGATGGGCGTTTGTTGGGGCCGGAGGATTGTGTGCGGATTGCTGCCGAGTGAAACATCAAAAGATTGCAGCCTTCGCCAGCTCCTACAGGCGTACAGAGCTGGCGAAAGCCTGCGATCTTTTGATCTTAAATAATCAACGCAAGGTATCGACCATGTCGGCGATGGTCGTCAGCACATCCTTGCCCAACTGCTTCGAACGTTTGCCGGACCAGCCGGTCAGCGGGTTCGGTGCGTCGTTGTGGTCTTTGAAGGGCATTTCCAGGGTCAGCGACAGGCAGTCGAACTTCTGACCGACGCTGTTGCAGGCCAGGGTCATGTTGGCTTTGCCAGGCTCGTCGCGGGTGTAGCCGTGTTTGGTCTGGAAGTCTTTGGTCTGATGTTTCAGATGATTGCGAAAATGTTCTTCGAGTTTTTCGATCCGCGACGTGTAGCCCGGATTGCCTTCGCAACCGGCAGTGAACACGTGGGGGATTTCTTCATCGCCATGGATGTCGAGGAACAGGTCGACGCCATACTTTTCCATCTGCTGCTGAACGAACAGCACTTCCGGGCTGATTTCCTGGCTGGCGCTCTGCCACGCACGGTTCAGGTCCTGGCCCATGGCGTTGGTGCGCAAATGACCGTGGAAGGCGCCGTCCGGGTTCATGTTCGGCACCAGGTACAGGTCGGCACTGGCCAGGAGTTTTTTCAGCACCGGGTCGTCGTGTTTTTCCAGGCGCTCGATCACGCCTTCCATGAACCATTCGGCCATGTGTTCGCCGGGGTGTTGTTGGGCGATGATCCAGACCTTGCGCTGACCTTCGGCACCCGTGCCTTTGCGTAACAACTGGATGTCGCGACCTTCAACACTTTTGCCGGTGGCCAGCAGTTCGGTGCCGGCTTTGGTCAGGGCCTGTTCGATCAGCCAGTCATGGCGGCCACGGCTGTAAGGTTCGAAATAGGCGAACCAGGCATGGGTGGCAGTGGCTTCGAGGCTGAAACGCAGGCAGTCGCCTTCAAAAATGGTCGGCACCCGGAACCAGTTGACATGGTCATAGGACGCCACCGCCTGATAGCCATCCCAAGCCTTGTTGTACGAGGATTTACTGGCGTTGTTCAGACGAAACCAATGATCTTGACCAACGTGCAGACCGCTGGCCTTGAAGTGGAACCACTGGAAGTGCTGGCTGCGGGTGTCTGGCTTGATCGCCAGCAGCGCTTGCAAAGGATTGCTGATGTCCAGCACTTCGATGTTGCCGCTGTCGAAGTTTGCACTGATGTCGAAAGAAGATTTACCCACGGCCATAATCGGTTCCTGAATATGATTTTTATGGCTGCTACTTTACACGCAAGGGAGGGAGAAACCGGGGGAA
The Pseudomonas lini DNA segment above includes these coding regions:
- a CDS encoding anti-sigma factor — protein: MISMPPSERDLHAYVDHQLSDADRHLVETYLANNAEVAAQVRAWQHDAQQLRAALSGVLQQPANPQLDPAMIRQRVKRQSRRHLASAAMLLIAVSVGGLSGWQAREMTLISAPLPMTDAMQAYRLIAQQGILPADYTVSDDGDMQGWLDRYFNQAHRLPNLTAAGYKPISGRLLSTEQGPAAMVVYEDQGGHKVSFYVRPPGPKNTLLPRGSRSDGELQAEYWSGAGYNYAMVSPSDTPAAQMLKQTAQF
- a CDS encoding RNA polymerase sigma factor translates to MNNIDGQLREIIPRLRRFAVSLTRNPSSADDLVQTCLERALSSWGDKRPEGDLRAWLFSILYRQFLDAHRRSRRYARMLEFFTGHDDAQPSTERTVIAQSTLQAFDQLTTEQRALLLWVSVEGLSYKEVAKILDVPIGTVMSRLSRARQALRQLSDGEITHPSLRRLK
- a CDS encoding amino acid adenylation domain-containing protein — translated: MQECEFNLESAAACSLLSTDPQDAWQRFGRGPTVQPEFLLIHHAIEAQAAVNPQGLAADHLGETISYGELNRQANRLAAVLRQKGVIPGDHVALFVERSIPMLVGILAALKVGAAYIPQDVGITPAAQLRHIMEVASTRVVLTLSSLESRIPRTSQQLCICLDEFMKVESTPADDLNEGCSLTATPDPQCFVLFTSGTTGLPNGVRVTQRNVCNILLTGPGSLGMRPGLKVGQILNIAFDMAAWEILGCLAHGATLMIRGKDIGQTAEQCDVLIATPSILGTLDPLRCQQAKVVALAGEPCPQPLAGRWSSFCTFYNACGPTETTIVNTLQHYRGAGALTIGKPTPNNTVYVLDEAGRLCKVGEQGEMWAGGDCVTAGYLGNPTLTAERYRPDPFLGQGRMMFRTRDLGRWTANGELEHLGRVDDQVKVRGFRVELDSVSAALESTERCERAVTLKLDSRHLVAFVYPVTTDIDAARRRCEERLAYYCVPSLILAVEQIPLTSRGKVDKRLLLEWAMTHQADLAAATRQGVSA
- a CDS encoding enoyl-CoA hydratase-related protein → MHTLIERHDRVVLIRLNRPQARNALSSALMRELLDTLQRLDRDPGVGCFVITGTAEFFAAGADIKEMYEKSYLDMVHEDYFAEWEAFAALRTPKLAAVAGYAYGGGCELAMMCDLIFAADTARFGQPEIRLGVMPGMGGTQRLTRLIGKSKAMDMILTGRTMSAEEAERAGLVSRVIASCDLLEQSLVAAQMIAGFAKTATWAAREAVDRALESGLRDGLLYERRVFHGLFATEGQKEGMQAFLEKREPCFNRV
- a CDS encoding catalase family peroxidase, which translates into the protein MVDRSSTTGPSRPPLSATSLTLRLTGIAVVVAALAGAFAYVNGTLDPQRLTPKDLVNVLEKNNGVHPGFRRNHAKGVCVIGHFESSGQMREYSSAQVFGEARTPVIGRFALPAGNPYAPDNSVPIRSLALRFTQANGQQWRTGMNSMPVFPVGTPEAFYQLQQAQSPDPATGKPNPAAVPAFFGSHPEAAPFLAWIKTAKPSASYATETYNSVNAFYLVNAAGQRQAVRWSMTPLAQDAAGATAPEGGDFLEKDLVQRLSAGPLRWQLDITLANPGDPVNDASKAWPDGRKVLNAGTLVLESTQPQLDGECRDINYDPLVLPSGIEGSDDPLLAARSAGYARSYLRRTSEVKQLPTAKQESRQ
- a CDS encoding cytochrome b; translation: MSAQPNHFAPLARLLHWLMALMIISMLFIGAGMVASVSERHEWLIHLHKPLGVAILLLVIVRLAVRFSTRQPPLPADLPGWQAFAAKASHVLLYALMLILPLLGWAMISAAGDPVMLSSSLQLPSILPANAQVFAFLRKAHGYLAYLLFLTVLLHLAAALFHGWVRRDDVLNSMLRGKDRG
- a CDS encoding MFS transporter codes for the protein MKPDLPLSGAVVLLFAVACGLAVGNVYYAQPLLDAMAEAFAMDPATIGIVITLTQIGYGVGLLLLVPLGDLLNRRRLIVVQTLLSALALLMIVLAPSSIWLLLGMALTGLLAVVTQVLVAYAATLAIPAQRGRVVGVITSGIVVGILLARTMAGGMADLAGWRSIYLLSAGLTLMMALLLFRVLPKHEEARPDSAYAALIGSVFTLFKEEPVLRQRAMLALLTFASAMALWTPLVLPLSAPPLSLSHTEIGLFGLAGAAGALAAARAGHLADRGLGQWTSGLSLLLMLASWLPIALTQSSLWALLLGVITLDLGLQAVHVTSQSMIYSVRPEAQSRLTAGYMLFYSIGSALGSIGSTAMYAWAGWIGVCWLGAGINAVALIYWWLTLATKTPNTCGEGACSRSAAQQS
- a CDS encoding helix-turn-helix domain-containing protein, whose amino-acid sequence is MVKRTSMEGAECPVARSLDAIGDWWSLLIVRDAFDGLRRFGEFQRNLGMAKNILSARLRTLVAHGIFDLVPASDGSAYQEYVLTEKGKGLFPLIIGLRQWGEAFFFEAGEAHSRVVDRENGRPVRPLELRAEDGRLLGPEDCVRIAAE
- a CDS encoding M14-type cytosolic carboxypeptidase, with product MAVGKSSFDISANFDSGNIEVLDISNPLQALLAIKPDTRSQHFQWFHFKASGLHVGQDHWFRLNNASKSSYNKAWDGYQAVASYDHVNWFRVPTIFEGDCLRFSLEATATHAWFAYFEPYSRGRHDWLIEQALTKAGTELLATGKSVEGRDIQLLRKGTGAEGQRKVWIIAQQHPGEHMAEWFMEGVIERLEKHDDPVLKKLLASADLYLVPNMNPDGAFHGHLRTNAMGQDLNRAWQSASQEISPEVLFVQQQMEKYGVDLFLDIHGDEEIPHVFTAGCEGNPGYTSRIEKLEEHFRNHLKHQTKDFQTKHGYTRDEPGKANMTLACNSVGQKFDCLSLTLEMPFKDHNDAPNPLTGWSGKRSKQLGKDVLTTIADMVDTLR